The nucleotide window TAAAAAATTCCCTTTTTCAATAGCCAAAAAACTTCCTTTTTTTTTCTATGGAAAAGTAAAATTCACTTCAATAAAAGGAGAAATCATAATTCGAGGGAATATAAAAAGAGGGATGATTGGTTTTGGTCAGCCTTATGAAATGAACACTTTGCATAAAGGAATTGCTGAAATTTTTATCGAGGGAAAAATGATTTTTAATGGTTATATGCAGTTTGGGAAAGATTATTTTATTTACATAGGCAAGAATGCTTATTGTGAACTTGGAAATATGTCGTCTTTGGGCACAGACGGAAAATTGATTTGTATCGAAAAAATTGTTTTGGGAGAATATTGTCGAATTGGTCACGAATCACAAATTATGGATTCCAATTTCCACCCAATGATTGATACGCTTACTGGTGAAAAATTATCGATGACAGCTCCAATCAATTTGGGAAATTATAATTATGTTGGAAATAGGGTTTCCATAATGTCAAAAACAAAAACAGCCGATTATTGCACAATTGCATCCAATAGTATTTGCAATAAAGATTATTTCAAAATGGGTTCCAATATTCTAATTGGAGGAATCCCCGCAAAATTAATCAGAGAAAATATTTCAAGAGATTGGGAATGGGAAAAAGAAGCTTTGGATGCGTTTCTGATGATTTGAAAGCTTTAAGATTCCTAATGTTTTTTAATACGAAGATTTTCGTAGATGAAATTAACTCAAATCGGGTAATAAAACTCCAAATTTAATTTGTGCTAATTTGTGGTTATAAAAGGGTCCGAATTCTTTGTTTTATTTCAAGCAAAAAATACCGGAACATCAACTTGAAATCCGCGTTTTTATAAGCCAAAATCATTTCAAAATGAATCCTTTTTAAAATAGCTTTGTGTTCTGTTTTGGATTGATTTAGTGCAATTGCTTTCTTAATTATCAAATAGGTAGAATAATTTATTTTTCTCGCTTTTGGGTCTTTTTTGATATAAAAATGAGTTCCCAAAGAATTTGTGGTTATCCTTTTTTGTATCAAAATTTCATCTATAAAATCAACTTCGTACAGTCGGCATGTCCGAATCCAAAAGTCTAAATCTTCGTAACCAAGATTTTCGTCAAAACCGCCCAAATGGTCAAAAACAGTTTTCTTTATCATCGCCGAGACTGAACAAATGCTATTGCCCCCCGAAAGAACAGAAAGGTAAATGTCGCCGGTTGGTCTGTTTTCGATGGTTTTTTTATTCTCGTCTAATGGAAAAAAACACGAATCAAAGGCTCCTTCTTCCGTAATTAATTCGGCATTTCCATATACAATGCCTAATTTTTTATAACGACTCTCTTTGAATTTTTTTAGTTGCAGTGAAATACAATTGGGTAATAAAATATCATCGGCAGCCAAATCAATAATGAATTCTCCTTTGGCGAATTTTAATGCTTTGTTGAAGGATTTTGTGTTTCCCAAATTGGTTTCATTGGCAATAAACTGGACTTTGGGATTTTTTTTAAGCCAATCTGAAATGATTGTTTTTGAATTGTCGGTACTGCAATCATCAACAATAATCAGTTCTACAAAAGGATAATCCTGATTGATAACCGAAAGCAAACTCTCCGTAACAAACTTTTCATGATTGTAACATAGGCAAATAACGGTGACCAATGAATTATCTTGCATATTGTTTTTAAAGAGTTATATATTTGATACGAAAATAAGAATTCGAATATGATATTGTCTCACAAAAAGAAGAAAATTGCTTTGATTGGCTATCGCTTAAGCGGAGGCGGAAGCGATAAAGTGATGGCAAATCTGTCTCTTTTTTTGCAAAGTCAAGGCTATGAAATTGACATAATTATTGTGTTGGACGAAGTGAGTTATCCTTATGCTGGGAAATTGGTAAACTTAGGTTTGCTGAAAAATAAATTCAATGGTTTTTTTAATAAAATGGTAAGACTCGGCGCGTTATGCAATTATTTGCAAACGAATCGATTTGATTTTATTATCGATTTTCGTTTTCGTACCAAAATCATTCAGGAACTTATTTTGGCTCGATTGATTTATAATGTCAAAACCATTTTTACGGTTCATAGTTTTTTGATTGACCATTATATGCCCAATAATTCATGGCTGACGCGATTAATGTACAATCATTGCTTGGCAAATGTGGCTCTTGGCGACGAAATGAAATTGTACATTGAAAAAAGTCATCAGCTGAAGAATGTAGTCGCTATTCCAAATTCGATTAATATCGAAGAAATTCTTCAAAAACAAGATGAAAATATAGATTTTGATTTTGAATTTGTTCTCGCAGTCGGGCAATATGAAAACGATATTAAACAGTTTGATAAGCTGATTGAGACATATTCAAAATCAGTTTTGTCTCAAAAACAAATTCATTTGGTGATTGTGGGAAATGGTGATGAATCTAGGCTGAAAGAAATTATTTCGAAGAATAATGTTTCCAATTTTATTCATCTTTTAGGATACCAAAACAATCCGTTTAAGTTTATGAAAAGAGCTCGCTTTTTGGTTTTGTGCAGTAAAAATGAAGGATTTCCAAATGTGATTTTGGAATCGTTGGCCTGTAAAACTCCGGTTGTGTCTTTTGATTGTGATTTTGGACCAAGAGATATGATTACGAATTTTAAAAATGGTATTTTAGTAGAAAATCAAAATTGGGGAAAACTTATCGAAGCGATGAATCAGCTTGTTTTAGAGGAAGTTTTATATCAAAAACTAAAAGAAAATACATTCGAAAGTATAGCTCCTTTTCATCTTGAAAAAGTTGGTGCTTTATGGTTGAATTTATTGAATGAATAAAATTCAGTTTAAAAAAATGAAACACATAGGCAAATAGATTTAATTGTAAATTATTAAAGATTGAATAGAAATAGAACTATTTTTACTTCGTCAGTTCGCCCTTCGGTCTCGGGTCACATAGATTAGCTATGTGAGAGTAAAACGACTATTAAATCTTTTTTAAACACTATAAATTCTATGTTTCTATGTGTTTAAAAATAATTTTACCCAATGAGTAAGGAACAGTAAATATGACAACAATACAAGATATTTCATTGCTCAAAATTCCCGTTGTAGAAGACCTAAACGGTAATCTTGCTTTTGTAGAAAAAGAAGTTTTACCATTTGAATTTAAGCGTGTTTATTATCTTTTTGATGTGCCAAGTTCTGCGTTTCGAGGCGGACATTCCCATATTGAACAGCAAGAAGTTTTGGTTGCACTAAGTGGTAGTTTTGAAGTTGTGATGCATGACGGAAAGGACAAAAAGAGTTTTCTGTTAAACAAACCCAACTTTGGATTGTATCTTCCAAAAGGGATTTGGAGAGAATTGGAAAATTTTTCTTCGGGTGCTGTTTGTTTGGTTTTTGCTTCCGATGTTTTTGATGAATCCGATTATATTCGGGATTATGATGCTTTTTTGAAAACAAAAAAATGAAGCTACTTTACATTGTTCCCAAAATAAAATGCGCCGGAGGTGTTGCCCGCGTTTTGAGTATAAAAGCCAATTATTTTGTCGAAAATTTTGGTTACGAAGTTCATGTTTTGTCTCAAAATGAAGATAATTTAGAACCCTTTTATTCATTCAATTCCAAAATTATTTTTCATAATATGAATTTGGGAGGGAATATTTTTCGTTTCTTTTTTTTGTTTCAAAAAAGTGTAAATCAAAAAATTAAAGCGATTAATCCCGATGTGGTTTTGGTTGCCGATAATGGTTTGAAGGCGTTTTCATATCCTTTTATTTTAAAAACAAAAACGCCAATTGTTTTTGAATGTCACGGTTCCAAATATGTTGAAGAAAAAGCGTCGAAAGCTAGTTTTCTTTTGAAATTAAAATATTGGTTTAAAGATTTTGCTGCCGGGAAATTTACCAAAATGGTAGCTTTGTCCGAGGAAAGTTTAAAAGAATGGAACGTTAAAAATGCCTTTGTCATTAAGAATCCTTCCTGGATTGAAAACCATAACAAAGCCAATTTACAATACAAAAAAGCTATTGCAATAGCGCGGAATTCTTATGAAAAAGGTTTGGATCGATTGTTGGTTATTTGGAAACAAATCAATCAAAAATATCCCGATTGGATTTTGGATATTTATACGGATGATGTTGTTTCTTTAGAAAAAAAAGCCCTTGATTTTGGAATCAATTCGGGAATTAATTATCTCAATTTTGTAAAAAACATTGAAGAAAAATATTTGGAAGCGTCTTTTTTATTGATGACTTCAAGAACCGAAGGTTTGCCGATGGTATTTTTGGAAGCAATGACTTTGGGTTTGCCTTGTGTAGCTTACGATTGTCCGACTGGCCCACGCGCCATTATTAAAGACAATTATAACGGTTTTTTAATTCCTGACGGAAATGCTGAGATCTTTGTCGAAAAAATTACTTTTTTGATTGAAAATGAAGAGCAAAGATTGAAATTTGGTTCCAATGCAACAGAAACTTCAAAGCAATTTTCAGCCGAAAAAATAATGAAGGAGTGGAAGGTGTTTTTGGAAAATTTGCGTTAGATTTCATTTCGCAAAGAAACGCAAAGAATTCGCAGAGTACCGCGAAATTTTCAAAGCCATTTTCAAGGAGATACTTTTTCTTTGCGAATCTTCGTGTATCCTCTGAGTATCTTCGTGAAATTTATTCTTATTGCTTAATCTGCGTTAAAGTACAAAAGAAACCCAATTTATAGAGGTCAAATAAAAACAAGGAAGGCTTTTGAGAAAGTAAATTGGCTTCGATTTTGGTTTTGGTTTTTTGAAAAAGAAAAGCAGTCAATCCGGTTAATTTTAATTTTTTTAAAATAACAAAACAGGAAATTATCTTGCTAGACTCGGCTGTTATTTTATTAGAATTATATAATAAAACTAGATTTTCCAAAGCAGTTTGGGTTTTCTTTAAAAAAACAATTGAAGTCTCCAGATTCAAATGAAAAACAGGATTTTCAATATGAGAAACAATTATTTTATTTGCTTCTAATTTTGATAAAAAACACAAATCTTCGTAGCCGTATTTTGTGATGGTTTGATCAAATGGATGTTGCAGAAGGAGCTCTTTTTTCAATATTAAATTTGAAGTTAAGGCACTTTTGTTTGGGTTTTGTTTTCTTTTTTCTATCGAAAGTGATTCCCTGTTTCGGCCATAAATCCATCGCAATAATTGCTCTTTTTGTGGTTGTTTGGATTCATAAAGAAGTCCGCCAAAAACAGCTTTGTTTTCTTTTTTCTGAATCTCATTTAGATAATTAGAAATGAAATTTGAACTTTCCGGAAATGTGTCGCAGTCCAAAAGAAGAAGCCAGTCAAACTTAGCTTTAACAACTATTTGATTGATATTTTTGCTTTTGCCAAAATTAGTTTCATTGGTAGAAAAAAAACAATTTTCTAAGTTATTGATTTCGTTGTTTTGGTCTAAAAAAAGAACAGAAGCATCATCTTGGCATAAAATTTCGAATTCCAAATTACATTTCACACATTGTCGATGCAATTCGCTCACTAACGGAAAAGCATTGTAATCGTAAATCGGAATAAGAATGGAAAGCATTACACGGTTCTTTGCACCACTTCAAAAATGGTGGCATCCTCACATTTTAATGTTTTGTATGGATATTTCATTAGCAATGCATAATCATGAGTTGCCATGATAACTGTTTTGCCAAGATTGTTGATTTGTCTTAAAACTTCAAGAACTTCAACACTGGTTTGTGGGTCAAGGTTCCCGGTTGGTTCATCGGCAAGGATAAATTCAGGGTCGTTCAACAAGGCTCTTGCGATGGCAATTCGCTGTTGTTCACCACCCGAAAGTTGGTGAGGCATTTTGTTGGCAAAATCTTTCATGTTGACTTTGTCTAGCACATCATCAATTTTGGCATCCATTTCTGCTTTATCAGTCCAACCCGTCGCTTTCAGAACAAAAAGCATATTGTCTTTTACCGTACGGTCCGGCAATAATTTAAAATCCTGAAAAACAATCCCGATTTTTCTTCTCAAAAACGGAATATCATCTTCTTTTAAAGTAGCCAAGTCAAATTCCACAATTTTTCCTTCACCCTCTAATAAAGGTAAATCGGCGTACAATGTTTTTAATAAACTACTCTTTCCGGAACCCGTTTTCCCGATGATGTATAAAAATTCGCCATGATTGACTTCAAGATTAACATCGGATAAAATAGTTTTTCCTTCTTGGTATATGTTTACGTTTTTTAAAGACAGTACAGATTGTGACATGATAAAATGTGTTTATTGGGTAAAAGTAAAAAGATAAAATCCAAATACAAAAGTAAAAGGAGAAAAATAAAAAGCAAAAGTTAAATTCTAAAAAAAATGATTCTAATTTTATTTTTAATAGCTAACTACGATTGAACTTAAAAATTGTATAAGTTTTGGACTTGATTTTTTCTCGCAAAGGCGCAGAGTCGCAAAGAGAATGGTTCAGAGCTTTGCGACTTTGCGACTTTGCGAGAACTGAATTTTTTTAAAAATCTCTGAGAGAAAATTTTAGCATAAATAATAGTATAAAAAAGAGAGTTCAGGTAACTGTTCAAAAAATAGTTTATAATAAAAACAAAGGAGCTTCCGTTATAAATTCATATATAATATATTTGACCATAATAAATAATAACAACAATGCGTAAACTTCCCTGGCTCTTTTTATTCTTTTCTACTGTTCAAATAACATCACTTTATTCACAAAAATCGACGATTTACACATATTCGTTAAAAGAATTTGACAAAGCACTTTCTTTGTATGAGGATAAGCAATATGCTTCGGCTCAAATTATTTTTAAGAATGTAAAAGATGCTGCCACAACTGAAGGATTGCAGTCGGATTGCGCATATTATATTGCCAATTGTGCTATTCGAACCGATCAGGAAAATGCCGAGGAGCTGATAAATCGTTTTGTGGAGGAGTACCCTTCAAGTCGCAAGCAAAATCAGGCTTACATTGATGTTGCCTATTATTATTTTGACCACAAGGAATACAAAGAGGCTTTGCAATGGTTTAATAAAGTAGACGAAAGTGTTCTGAAAAACAGTGATCGTGATAAATATAATTTCGAAAAAGGATATTGTTATTTTGATTCCAAAAAAACAAAGGAGGCCAAAAACTATTTCAGTAAAGTAGCCAACTCCAATCAATACGGAACGCAAAGCAAATATTATATGGGATTCATGGCTTATGAATCTGATGATTATGCTGAGGCGAATAAACAGTTTGACCAGGTTGCTACTAATGAAAAATATTCCGAAAAATTGTCTTATTATAAATCGGATATGAGTTTTAAATCCGGCGATTTTCAAAAAGCCATCGATTTAGGAATCAAAGCAATGCCAAATTCTACTCCAGAGGAAAAATCGGAATTGAATAAAATCATTGGCGAAAGCTATTTTAATCTAAAACAATACGATAAAGCAATTCCTTATTTGGTAGGTTATAAAGGCAAAAAAGGAAAATGGAACAATACCGATTTTTATCAATTGGGATATGCTTATTATGTGCAAAAAGATTATGAAAACGCCATTTCACAATTCAATAAAATAATTGACGGAAATGATTTTGTGGCCCAAAATGCGTATTATCATTTGGGAGAAAGTTATTTGAAATCAGGGAAAAAGCAACAAGCTTTGAATGCTTTCAAAAATGCTTCGGAAATGAATTTTAACTTAAAATTGCAGGAGGATGCGAGTTTTAATTATGCAAAACTGAGTTATGAAATTGGGAATTCGTACCAAAGTGTTCCAGAAATTTTATTGGGTTTCATTAATAAATACCCTGCAAATCCGAATAATGGAACGATAGAAAAACTATTGATTGATTCTTATATTTCTTCCAAAAACTACAAAGAAGCTTTGGTTTTATTAGATAAAAATAAAACTCCGGAAAATAGGGCAGCGTATCAAAAAGTGGTTTTCTACAGAGGATTGGAATTGTATAATGAAGGAAATTATTCGGAATCATTATTGATGTTCGAAAAAGCAATAAAGGAACCAAAAGATGCTGTTGTTACAGCGCGTGCTTCTTTTTGGAAAGCAGAATCGGAGTTTAATTTAGAGGATTATAAAGAAGCTTTGTCGGATTATCAGCAATTTGCAAATTTGGCGAAAGCCAAAGAAACGCCCGAATTCAAAAACATCAATTACAATATTGCTTACGCTAATTTTAAGCTGAAGGAATATGATGCCGCGGGGAATTCTTTCCAAAGCCAAATTGACAATAATAAAACGGATAAAGTTCGATTGAATGATTCTTATTTGCGTCTTGCTGATTGTCGATTCGTAACCGCAAAATACCAACCGGCTTTGGATGCTTACATCAAAGTAATTGAATCCAAAAGCGTGGATGGTGATTATGCTTATTTTCAAAAAGCGCTTTGTTATGGATTTCTTTCAAAAAACAGTAAAAAAATCGAAGAGATGAATTCGTTTTTGTCATTGTATCCAAAATCAGATTTTCAGGATGATGCTTTGTTTGAATTAGGAAATACGTATGTTGCTGAAAACAAAACGGATTTAGCGATAAAAACCTATGATAAAATCGTGACAGGTTTCAAAAACAGTTCTTATACTTCGAGAGCAATTTTGCGCCAGGGATTGATTTATTATAATTCGGATAAGGATGATTTGGCTATAGCCAAATTCAAAAAAGTAGCTTCAGAATTTCCTAAAACGCCCGAAGCTTACGAAGCCGTTTCGACTGCAAGAATTATTTATGTTGATAATGGAAAAGTAGATGAATATGCGAGTTGGGTACGCACTTTGGATTTTGTGGCAGTAACCGATTTGGAGTTGGATAACGACACTTTTGAGGCCGCCGAAAAACAGTTGGGGCAAGGAAACAACAAGCAGGCAATCTCGGGTTACAGCGGTTATATTTCGAAATTTCCAAATGGGGTAAATGCTTTGAAAGCTAATTTTCAATTGGCACAATTGTATTATTCAGAAGGTTCAGAGAGCAAATCGGTTCCTAATTATGAGTATGTTGTAAGTCAGCCTCGTTGCGAATATACGGAACAGTCGTTGGTGAGATTGGCTCAGATATTTTTGAAAGAGACTAATTGCGACAAAGCAAATCCGATTTTGGTTCGCATTGAAAAAGAAGCCGATTTTCCTCAGAATAAAACATTTGCGCAAGCGAATTTGATGAAATGTTATTATGAAACAAAAGATTATGCAAATGCAGTGGTGTACGCTGACAGAGTTTTGAACAATCCAAAAACGGAGGAGAATGTAAAAAGCGATGCCCAAATCATTGTAGCCCGTTCCGCAATGCAATCTGGTGATGAGGCAAAAGCCAGAACCGCTTACGCAAAATTACTAAGTGTAAGCAAAGGGGAACTCGCCGCCGAAGCTTTGTATTATGATGCTTACTTTAAAAACAAAGACGGAAAATTTGAACTTTCGAATACTGCCATTCAAAAATTAGCCAAAAATTATTCGAGCTACCGTTATTTTGGAGCCAAAGGTTTGGTTTTGATGGCAAAAAATTATTACGGGTTGAAAGATAGTTATCAGGCGACTTATGTTTTGGATAATGTAATCGAGAATTTCAGCAATTATTCGGATGTTGTTGAAGAAGCCAAAACCGAATTGAATAGAATAAAAGCGGAGGAAGCCAAAACAAATTCATCAATCACTAAATAGAAAAGCAATATGAAATCACCATTAATAGCGGGTTTGTTGCAAACAAACATCAACAAAAAAAGGTGATACCATATATGACCTATAATAAATAATTTTTACATATATGAAATTACCTTTTTATATAGTGGATGTTTTTGCTGAGGAAAAATATGCCGGAAATCAATTGGCGGTTTTTTTGGATGCCAAAGAATTGGATTCGGAAATGATGCAGAAAATTGCACGAGAAATAAATTTTGCAGAAAGTACTTTTATCACAGTTCTTCAGCCCGAAAACAACAGTGCCGAAATCAGAATTTTTACCGCCGAACACGAAATGAAGTTTGCCGGTCATCCTGTGATTGGAACTTCTTGGGTTTTGATGAATAAAATATTCGAAAGTCAACGACGCACTTTGAAATTGACGGTTCCAATTGGAGAAATCCCAATTAAGCAATCGGGAGATTTAGTTTGGTTGCAGGCCGCACAGCCTCAATTTTTGGATATTTTCCCAAAGGAAGGTTTACTGCCTTTCAGTAATTTAAGTCTATCTGATTTTGATTCGGATTTTCCGGTTCAGGAAGTGACCACGGGAAGTGCGTTTGTGATTGTACCGCTTAAAAGCAAAAAAGCATTGGAGAACTTAAATCTCGAATTGCCGAAAATGAAAGAATGGCTTTTGTTTCATTGCAAAACAAATCATAGAGCACTTTATTTCTATTGTTTTGGCGAGGGAAAACTCTACAGCAGAATGTTGTATATCGAAAGCAACCAAATCATGGAAGATGCGGCGACTGGAAGTGCAAGTACCTGTTTGCAAGCTTTTCTTTTGAAATACCATTCGGCGGAAATTAAAACAGTCAATCATCAAGGTGATTTCATCAATAGACCCTCCCGAATTTATTTTGACGGAAAATTATCAGAAGATTATTTTGATATAAAAATTGGTGGTAAAACACAATTTATTGCCAAAGGCGAATGGGAAGTATAAAAGAGAAGGCAGAAGGCAGAAATCAGATTTTAGAAAATAGAATATAGAAAATAGAAAAAAGATGAAAATCAAAAGCATAAAAACATTCACAAGAAAGTATTTAACGTTCCTGGCTCCCTCCCTTTTGGGGAGGGTTGGGGTGGGGTTACTTTTATTCCTTACCCAATTTTCTTTTGCCCAAGACAAAAAAGACAAAAAGGATGATATTGGTACAGAAGTTGTCAATGTCGTAAAACCGTTCACCCCGACAATTTCTGATGCGTTCAAAGAAAAAGAAGTTCCCGTGATTACCAATGAAGAAAATGCCAAAAAAGAAAACGTGCAATATTCGATTTTGCCTTTTCCGGTGGCTTCGACTTTTTCACCTTCCAAAGGAAATGCGCAAGGGGTTGATAAAGCAAAACAGGAAAGAATTTTCAAAAATTATGCGACCCTTGGTTTAGGGAATTATGGTCATTTGAATGCCGAATTGTACGTGAATGAAGACCTTAATAACAGTGAATATATTGGAGGAATGTTTCGCCATAATTCTTCTCAAGGCGGTATAAAAGATATTTTGTTAGACGATTATTTTTATGATACCAAAATCGATTTGTTTTACGGAGGAAATCAGGAGGGAATGTCTTGGAAAATAAAAGCGGGTTATCAAAATCAAATTTACAATTGGTACGGTTTGCCTTCCGGTTTTGGAAATACATTGCCCCTTGCTGATAGTATGGCTTTGATAAATGGGATTAATCCGCAACAATCTTATAATACGATTACTGCGGGTGGTTCGTTGGCTTTTGACGAAAGTGCGGTACAAGATGTTAATTTGGATTTTACTCATTTTACGGATGCTTACAGTTCTGCTGAAAATCGTTTTTTGGTAGCGCCAACTTTTAAGTTTGATGTGTTGGACGAAGCCGTAAAAACTAAAGTTTTTGTCGATTATCTTGATGGTAGTTTCAAGAAAGATTATTCGGGAACCAATACTGCAGACCTTCAATACGGATTTACAAATTTTGGAATCGTTCCTAGTTTTGTAATGAAAAGAGACGATTGGACAATCGATATTGGTGCAGGTTTTGTTTACAGTATGGGCAAAGAAAATGATACTAATAAGTTTTATATATATCCGGCTGTTAAGGCTTCTTATAATTTAGTTGGCGATTTGATGGTGTTTTATACGGGTGCAAACGGAAACCTGAAACAAAACAACTATAAAGATTTTGTAGATGGAAATCCTTATCTTTCTCCCACTTTGCAGATTAAACCAACCAATGAATTGTATGATGTAAATGTTGGACTAAAAGGGAAATTGGCAAGTACAGTGAGTTATGATGTTAAAGCGTCGTTCATCTCTGATGAAAATAAAGCGTTGTTGAGAAGTAATGACTACAATGAAAATAGTACGAATGCCAATTACGCTTTCGGGAATTCCTTTCAAGTCGTTTATGATGATTTGAAAACGATGCGTGTGTATGGTGAAATCAAAGCCGATTTAGCCAAAGGGGTGACTGTGGAAGCCGATGCAACCCTAAGTACTTATACGACTAAATTCCAAGAAGAAGCTTGGAATTTGCCTTCGATTGAACTGAATTCAAAAGTTGATTTCGCTATAACCGAAAAATGGTTGATGGGAATTAATTTATTTTATGTTGGCGAACGTAAAGACCAACAATTGAATACGAATGTTGTTTATGTTACGGCTCCAAGTCCAATTACTTTGGATGGTTATTTTGATTTGAATGCCAATTTGAGATACAAACACAACGATAGATTTACCGCCTTTTTGAAAGCGAATAATATTTTGAATAACGGTTACCAAAAATGGCTAAATTACCCGGTTCAAGGTTTTCAGGTAATGTTGGGAGGAAATTATAAATTTGATTTTTAAGTTTCTGAGTTGCTAAGAATCTAATAATCTAAGTTTTTAGTTATGAAGATATCGGAATATTACTGCTTAACGACTTCATATCTTAGGATCTTAGTAACTTTGCAACTTAGTAACTTTTTTCATAATGACTTTCAAACAAAAAATACACCACCGATATAATCAATTAGTACAAGACAGAATCGACGCTTTCAGGGATATGATTTCGGCTTTGACCGAAGATTCCAAAAATGATGCGAAAGGTTCTGCCGGCGATAAACACGAAACTGCTTTGTCGATGATGCATATCGAGCAGGAAAAACTCAACGCCAAACTCAAAGAGGTGTTGGGGCAGAAAGCGGTTTTGGATAAACTCGACGCTTCGTTTGTGGCAGAAACTATTATTTTGGGAAGTTTGGTAAAAGCCAACGGAATTTATTTGTACCTGTCTTTGGCTTTGCCAAAAATTAATATTGAAGGTATAAATGTTATTGCTTTGTCTCCGCAATCTCCACTTGGAAATAAGTTAATTGGAAATACGGTTGGTTTTACTTTTGAAATTAATGGGACAAAGTATTTGATTGAGGAAATCAACTGATTCATAAATTAATCTGTGTGAAATCCGTTTAATCCGTGTCATCTGTGGCTAAAAATTAATTGTTAGATTTATAAATCTGCAATACATCCAACTTTTGTTAAAGTTTTATCATTTCTCAAAACACTGTTAAATAATGTAGTCAAATTAAACATAATGTTAAATCGGTGTTTGCATTCGTTGTAAACTATCTAAATCATTAAAAAAAGATGATTCCCTAATAAAACTTTTTGTAATTTCGCCAGCTTAAAAGTCTGACTTTAAAACTAGGTAAAATTATGAGCAAAATAATGACAGTCGACATCTTGTCGAGTATTAAAGGAGCGCAGCCTTCGGAGAGCGTGAACCAATTGTTTGATGTAATTAAAAATGCACATCCTTCAAATAATAATCCTGCAAATACTGTCAATTATAATTGCGTGTCTGTAAGTGATTTAAGAGATGATGTTGTGGTAGAGAGTTCGGCTATCGAAAAACAGCTTATTTTGGAAAACTTCCCGAACAAAAAAAATGGTTTTTTAGTAGTTGCTAAAGTTATAGAAGGATAAAATGGATTCTCAAATAAAACAAATACACCAACAATTGGTGTCAAAACAAATAACTTGTACGGCTTTGGTACAAGAAAAATTAGACTTACTTAAACAAAATACATATAACTCTGTAAATTCCCTGTTGGATACTTTGGCGTTGGAATTGGCAGCTAAAGTTGATGCTAAAATCGCAAAAGGAGAGGAAATCGGTCTTTTGGAAGGAATTCCTTTTGGAATCAAAGATGTTTATATGTTACAGGGAACTTACACAACTGCAAGTTCTGATTTGTTGAAAAATTATAAATCGCCGTACACTGCTACTGCCATTCAAAAATTACTCGATGCGGGTGCTATTCCATTGGTAAAAGAAAACTGCGACA belongs to Flavobacterium gilvum and includes:
- a CDS encoding acyltransferase, which translates into the protein MRTIYHKIKFYYSVNWAKTLYFNFKKFPFSIAKKLPFFFYGKVKFTSIKGEIIIRGNIKRGMIGFGQPYEMNTLHKGIAEIFIEGKMIFNGYMQFGKDYFIYIGKNAYCELGNMSSLGTDGKLICIEKIVLGEYCRIGHESQIMDSNFHPMIDTLTGEKLSMTAPINLGNYNYVGNRVSIMSKTKTADYCTIASNSICNKDYFKMGSNILIGGIPAKLIRENISRDWEWEKEALDAFLMI
- a CDS encoding glycosyltransferase — its product is MQDNSLVTVICLCYNHEKFVTESLLSVINQDYPFVELIIVDDCSTDNSKTIISDWLKKNPKVQFIANETNLGNTKSFNKALKFAKGEFIIDLAADDILLPNCISLQLKKFKESRYKKLGIVYGNAELITEEGAFDSCFFPLDENKKTIENRPTGDIYLSVLSGGNSICSVSAMIKKTVFDHLGGFDENLGYEDLDFWIRTCRLYEVDFIDEILIQKRITTNSLGTHFYIKKDPKARKINYSTYLIIKKAIALNQSKTEHKAILKRIHFEMILAYKNADFKLMFRYFLLEIKQRIRTLL
- a CDS encoding glycosyltransferase, producing the protein MILSHKKKKIALIGYRLSGGGSDKVMANLSLFLQSQGYEIDIIIVLDEVSYPYAGKLVNLGLLKNKFNGFFNKMVRLGALCNYLQTNRFDFIIDFRFRTKIIQELILARLIYNVKTIFTVHSFLIDHYMPNNSWLTRLMYNHCLANVALGDEMKLYIEKSHQLKNVVAIPNSINIEEILQKQDENIDFDFEFVLAVGQYENDIKQFDKLIETYSKSVLSQKQIHLVIVGNGDESRLKEIISKNNVSNFIHLLGYQNNPFKFMKRARFLVLCSKNEGFPNVILESLACKTPVVSFDCDFGPRDMITNFKNGILVENQNWGKLIEAMNQLVLEEVLYQKLKENTFESIAPFHLEKVGALWLNLLNE
- a CDS encoding sugar 3,4-ketoisomerase, which translates into the protein MTTIQDISLLKIPVVEDLNGNLAFVEKEVLPFEFKRVYYLFDVPSSAFRGGHSHIEQQEVLVALSGSFEVVMHDGKDKKSFLLNKPNFGLYLPKGIWRELENFSSGAVCLVFASDVFDESDYIRDYDAFLKTKK
- a CDS encoding glycosyltransferase family 4 protein, encoding MKLLYIVPKIKCAGGVARVLSIKANYFVENFGYEVHVLSQNEDNLEPFYSFNSKIIFHNMNLGGNIFRFFFLFQKSVNQKIKAINPDVVLVADNGLKAFSYPFILKTKTPIVFECHGSKYVEEKASKASFLLKLKYWFKDFAAGKFTKMVALSEESLKEWNVKNAFVIKNPSWIENHNKANLQYKKAIAIARNSYEKGLDRLLVIWKQINQKYPDWILDIYTDDVVSLEKKALDFGINSGINYLNFVKNIEEKYLEASFLLMTSRTEGLPMVFLEAMTLGLPCVAYDCPTGPRAIIKDNYNGFLIPDGNAEIFVEKITFLIENEEQRLKFGSNATETSKQFSAEKIMKEWKVFLENLR
- a CDS encoding glycosyltransferase; this encodes MLSILIPIYDYNAFPLVSELHRQCVKCNLEFEILCQDDASVLFLDQNNEINNLENCFFSTNETNFGKSKNINQIVVKAKFDWLLLLDCDTFPESSNFISNYLNEIQKKENKAVFGGLLYESKQPQKEQLLRWIYGRNRESLSIEKRKQNPNKSALTSNLILKKELLLQHPFDQTITKYGYEDLCFLSKLEANKIIVSHIENPVFHLNLETSIVFLKKTQTALENLVLLYNSNKITAESSKIISCFVILKKLKLTGLTAFLFQKTKTKIEANLLSQKPSLFLFDLYKLGFFCTLTQIKQ